From Acidipropionibacterium acidipropionici, one genomic window encodes:
- a CDS encoding ArsR/SmtB family transcription factor, whose product MTDAKGTPSDDDLVFKALASPVRRQILDLLKESPRTTGEVCAKIEDLDRTTVLQHLRVLETAGLVNGDKVGRQRRLTLAPLPIKRIYDRWIGDYARAAVDLLESLGQ is encoded by the coding sequence ATGACGGACGCGAAAGGCACCCCCTCTGACGACGATCTCGTCTTCAAGGCCCTCGCATCACCCGTCAGGCGCCAGATTCTCGACCTCCTCAAGGAGTCGCCGCGCACCACCGGAGAGGTGTGCGCGAAGATCGAGGATCTCGACCGGACGACTGTTCTGCAGCATCTGCGGGTCCTCGAGACGGCTGGGCTCGTCAACGGCGACAAGGTGGGCAGACAGCGACGCCTCACGCTCGCACCGCTGCCGATCAAGCGCATCTACGACCGGTGGATCGGCGACTACGCGCGCGCCGCCGTCGACCTGCTGGAGAGCCTTGGTCAGTGA
- a CDS encoding SRPBCC family protein, which yields MTDDNTPTSPDDEPLTELSFTVSGRVSRPVAEVYEAVADPDQLSHYFTTGGAHGRLESGATVSWDFHDFPGRFPVTVVEATPPRRIEIRWGADKPEDGLTETTVVFEFSPIDEGRRTLVTITESAWRATSPGARNAFGNCEGWTGMLAALKVWVEHGINLREGFYA from the coding sequence ATGACTGACGACAACACCCCGACCAGTCCTGATGACGAGCCCCTCACCGAACTCAGCTTCACCGTGTCGGGGCGCGTGTCCCGGCCGGTGGCCGAGGTCTATGAGGCCGTCGCCGACCCCGACCAGCTCTCCCACTACTTCACGACCGGCGGCGCGCACGGGCGCCTGGAGTCCGGCGCCACCGTCTCCTGGGACTTCCACGACTTCCCCGGACGGTTTCCCGTCACCGTCGTCGAGGCGACGCCGCCCCGTCGCATCGAGATCCGATGGGGCGCCGACAAGCCCGAGGACGGCCTGACCGAGACCACCGTCGTCTTCGAGTTCTCCCCGATCGACGAGGGGCGCCGGACCCTGGTGACCATCACCGAGTCGGCGTGGCGAGCCACCAGTCCGGGAGCCAGGAACGCCTTCGGCAATTGCGAGGGCTGGACGGGGATGCTCGCCGCCCTCAAGGTCTGGGTCGAGCACGGCATCAACCTGCGCGAGGGCTTCTACGCCTGA
- a CDS encoding glutamate--cysteine ligase family protein, translating to MGRDTSSTTYTRSERTRYRLKLHENLETFARYLPRADFSDAATIGIEMEINLTDADGHPVRRALDALDAIGNDEFQTEIGAHNIELNLPAVPVAGRGLEHLEDVARQRLHDARIAVEEIGVELVPVGMLPTLTEDDLRSEGWRNPENRYKALDNAILEARGEDIHIHVQGDDEIDLTIDSIAPESACTSAQLHLQVPPSQFAAAWNAAQAIAGPQVAVAANAPFFLGQAGWVENRIPVFTQATDTRPPEFANQNVRPRVWFGERWINTVFDLWEENVRYFPAILPESRQAAGQALLTEGAAPRLHELVLHNGTIWRWNRPVYDPGSGGRPNLRIENRLLPTAPTVLDQISDAAFFYGLVGRLVHDPRPLWSRMPFSDARANFQACAKDGLTADVVWPGLGSVPVAELVGEVLIPLAREGLVIQEVDDDLIDRYLSVIEARAHTGHNGAAWQRRMVEQLESVWMGREEALAEMTRRYRQNQVTGKPVHTWDI from the coding sequence ATGGGACGAGACACGAGCTCCACCACATACACCCGCTCCGAACGGACGCGGTACCGGCTCAAGCTCCACGAGAACCTGGAGACCTTCGCCCGATATCTGCCTCGCGCAGACTTCTCCGACGCGGCGACCATCGGCATCGAGATGGAGATCAATCTCACCGACGCCGACGGCCACCCGGTGCGCCGGGCCCTCGACGCCCTCGACGCCATCGGCAATGACGAGTTCCAGACCGAGATCGGGGCCCACAACATCGAGCTCAACCTCCCGGCGGTACCGGTCGCCGGGCGCGGCCTGGAGCACCTGGAGGACGTCGCCCGCCAGCGTCTGCACGATGCGCGGATCGCCGTCGAGGAGATCGGCGTCGAACTGGTGCCGGTCGGCATGCTGCCCACCCTCACCGAGGACGACCTGCGCTCCGAGGGGTGGCGCAATCCTGAGAACCGGTACAAGGCCCTGGACAACGCCATCCTCGAGGCCCGCGGCGAGGACATCCACATCCACGTCCAGGGCGACGACGAGATCGACCTCACCATCGACTCCATCGCCCCCGAGTCCGCCTGCACCTCCGCCCAGCTCCACCTCCAGGTGCCACCGTCGCAGTTCGCCGCAGCCTGGAACGCGGCCCAGGCGATCGCGGGCCCGCAGGTGGCCGTGGCCGCGAACGCGCCCTTCTTCCTCGGCCAGGCCGGCTGGGTGGAGAACCGCATCCCGGTCTTCACCCAGGCCACCGACACCCGCCCGCCCGAGTTCGCCAACCAGAACGTCCGCCCCCGCGTGTGGTTCGGCGAACGGTGGATCAACACCGTCTTCGACCTGTGGGAGGAGAACGTCCGATACTTCCCGGCGATCCTGCCCGAGTCCCGCCAGGCGGCCGGCCAGGCCCTGCTCACCGAGGGGGCCGCGCCCAGACTGCACGAGCTCGTGCTGCACAACGGCACGATCTGGCGATGGAATCGTCCGGTCTACGACCCGGGCTCGGGCGGGCGCCCGAACCTGCGGATCGAGAACCGGCTGCTGCCCACCGCACCCACCGTCCTCGATCAGATCTCCGACGCCGCCTTCTTCTACGGCCTGGTCGGGCGGCTGGTCCACGACCCGCGGCCGCTGTGGTCGCGGATGCCCTTCTCCGACGCCCGCGCCAATTTCCAGGCCTGTGCCAAGGACGGGCTCACGGCCGACGTCGTCTGGCCCGGGCTGGGCTCCGTTCCGGTGGCCGAACTCGTCGGCGAGGTGCTCATCCCGCTGGCCAGGGAGGGCCTGGTGATCCAGGAGGTGGACGATGATCTCATCGACCGGTACCTGTCGGTCATCGAGGCCCGCGCCCACACCGGCCACAACGGGGCGGCCTGGCAGCGGCGCATGGTTGAGCAGCTGGAGAGCGTGTGGATGGGTCGCGAGGAGGCGCTGGCCGAGATGACGAGGCGCTACCGGCAGAACCAGGTGACCGGAAAGCCGGTGCACACCTGGGACATCTGA